Proteins encoded within one genomic window of Deferribacterota bacterium:
- a CDS encoding epoxyqueuosine reductase QueH, which produces MDIILHQCCGPCSIYPIECLINKNFNIIPLFYNPNIHPYTEFLKRLDNAKRVNNIYNIKGYYNPHYDIYSFTNNIPYNSPERCYYCYNIRLKYTAEFAKKLNVKNFTTTLLYSKYQDHESIIGLSKYYAKEFNLGFYYEDFRKGWKEGIIKSKEYNIYRQNYLKSLLYLLLR; this is translated from the coding sequence ATGGACATTATTTTACATCAGTGCTGTGGGCCTTGCTCAATATACCCTATAGAATGTTTAATAAATAAAAACTTCAATATAATTCCCCTGTTTTATAATCCAAATATACATCCCTATACAGAATTTTTAAAAAGACTAGATAACGCAAAAAGGGTAAATAATATTTACAATATAAAAGGATATTACAATCCCCACTATGATATCTATTCATTTACTAATAATATCCCCTATAATAGTCCAGAGAGATGTTATTACTGTTATAATATTAGATTAAAATACACTGCTGAGTTTGCTAAAAAGTTAAATGTCAAAAATTTTACCACTACCTTGCTTTACAGTAAGTATCAGGATCATGAGTCAATAATAGGTTTATCCAAATATTATGCAAAAGAATTTAATTTAGGATTTTATTATGAAGATTTTAGAAAGGGATGGAAAGAAGGTATAATAAAATCAAAAGAATATAATATATATAGGCAAAATTATCTGAAATCCCTATTATATCTCCTTCTCCGATAA
- a CDS encoding cytochrome c3 family protein — protein MKKLILVLFIFCTFVYAGITASDATDNKSTTSPENLDLGPKEIDLTKSFDVKNITQKKVIFPHRFLQEALEYQCEQCHMSKKGGGALKNQNTGKELKISSIEGVANPLHTDFCWPCHTKMNVPQGRVCSKCHK, from the coding sequence GTGAAAAAATTAATACTAGTTTTATTTATTTTCTGTACTTTTGTATATGCTGGTATAACAGCAAGTGATGCCACTGATAATAAATCAACAACTTCACCAGAAAATCTAGATTTGGGTCCAAAAGAGATAGATCTAACAAAAAGTTTTGATGTTAAAAACATAACACAAAAAAAAGTGATTTTTCCACATAGATTTTTGCAAGAGGCATTAGAATATCAATGCGAACAATGTCATATGTCAAAAAAAGGTGGAGGAGCTTTAAAGAATCAAAATACAGGTAAGGAGCTTAAAATTTCAAGTATTGAAGGCGTTGCAAATCCTTTACACACTGATTTTTGTTGGCCATGCCACACTAAGATGAACGTTCCACAGGGTAGAGTATGTAGTAAATGCCACAAATAA
- a CDS encoding cytochrome c3 family protein, with protein sequence MKKLFIFLFVVFIANVYAQVVMGPTEVNLKEKYTPNSETPAVIFPHEVHVTALNSQCYICHTRTESGEIKDFRTGEALDYRYASEFHAAFCGYCHDVVSTENQNTCIDCHESDVALPENIDLRERYAPNSSMPPVIFPHSLHVSLEIMNCKICHKETGSIKDYRTGYAFNVEYAGEFHTAFCGYCHVTQSTNEKNNCVKCHVSN encoded by the coding sequence ATGAAAAAATTGTTTATCTTTTTGTTTGTTGTTTTTATAGCAAATGTATATGCACAAGTTGTAATGGGTCCAACTGAGGTTAATTTAAAAGAGAAATATACTCCTAATTCTGAGACACCTGCTGTTATCTTTCCTCATGAAGTACACGTGACAGCTCTAAATTCACAATGCTATATATGTCACACTAGAACTGAAAGTGGTGAAATTAAGGATTTTAGGACTGGAGAAGCCCTTGATTATAGATATGCTAGCGAGTTTCATGCAGCTTTTTGCGGGTATTGCCATGATGTTGTAAGCACTGAGAATCAAAATACATGTATTGATTGTCATGAGTCAGATGTGGCATTACCTGAGAACATTGATTTAAGAGAAAGGTATGCTCCTAACTCTTCAATGCCCCCTGTTATATTTCCTCATTCATTACATGTAAGCTTAGAGATTATGAATTGTAAAATATGTCATAAAGAAACTGGATCGATAAAAGATTATAGAACAGGTTATGCTTTTAATGTAGAATATGCAGGTGAATTTCATACAGCTTTTTGTGGATATTGCCATGTAACTCAATCTACAAATGAAAAGAATAATTGTGTTAAATGTCATGTATCAAATTAG
- a CDS encoding cytochrome c3 family protein — protein MKKLAVFVVLCTFVYVAALFAQPATINLKEKYAPNGSMPAVIFDHQGHVSKGLQCMECHTQSIPQLKDQTTGEALDTSGNPMAVFHNQFCFACHQETGGPTQTCNACHK, from the coding sequence ATGAAGAAGTTAGCGGTGTTTGTAGTTTTATGCACTTTTGTCTATGTGGCTGCATTATTTGCTCAGCCTGCAACAATTAATCTAAAGGAGAAATATGCCCCTAATGGTAGTATGCCAGCAGTTATTTTTGATCATCAGGGACATGTCTCAAAAGGCTTGCAGTGTATGGAATGCCATACCCAGAGTATTCCTCAATTAAAAGATCAAACAACTGGAGAAGCCCTTGATACTTCAGGTAATCCTATGGCAGTATTTCACAATCAGTTTTGTTTTGCATGTCATCAGGAAACTGGAGGTCCCACACAAACTTGTAACGCATGTCACAAATAA